A single window of Priestia filamentosa DNA harbors:
- a CDS encoding AI-2E family transporter has product MFKSKLHFWTFELLMIAVLIFVCTKISFIFNPIVIFVSTLFFPVLVSGFLYFLFRPIVHFLQKLKFPKALAILALYVLFIGVITLVSSLIGPSLSSQVNDLVDNMPKYINQAQGFINELSNSKAFKWVVEQDYVSIEKIQNTVLNVGSSLPEHLSNSFSTIFSVLTNVTLTVVTVPFILYYMLSDGDKFPKALMNFIPTGYRSEGLKILKDTNQTLATYIQGQMIVCLFVGLATFIGYLIIGLPYAIILGIIAALTNIIPYVGPFIGIAPALIVALLDSPSKAIFVIIVVVIVQQIDGNVISPLVIGKKLDTHPLTIIILLLVAGNLAGILGMILAVPVYAVCKTVVLNLVRFIKLRSKNNETPPPEAT; this is encoded by the coding sequence TTGTTTAAGTCAAAGCTTCATTTTTGGACGTTTGAATTACTGATGATTGCTGTTTTAATTTTTGTTTGTACAAAAATTTCATTTATCTTTAATCCTATCGTCATTTTTGTATCTACTTTATTTTTTCCTGTTCTTGTTTCGGGATTTTTGTATTTTTTATTTCGCCCTATCGTGCATTTTTTACAAAAACTTAAATTTCCAAAAGCGCTTGCCATTTTAGCTCTTTATGTTTTATTTATTGGTGTGATTACATTAGTTAGCTCACTTATTGGACCTTCTCTTTCAAGTCAGGTGAATGATTTAGTGGACAATATGCCTAAATACATAAACCAAGCGCAAGGATTCATCAATGAGTTATCCAATTCAAAAGCATTTAAATGGGTAGTTGAACAAGATTATGTATCAATTGAAAAAATTCAAAACACGGTGTTGAATGTAGGATCATCACTTCCTGAACATTTATCAAACAGTTTTTCAACTATTTTTAGTGTATTAACAAATGTAACGCTTACTGTTGTTACCGTTCCTTTTATCCTGTACTACATGCTTAGCGATGGCGATAAATTTCCAAAAGCATTGATGAATTTCATTCCAACAGGCTATCGTAGTGAAGGATTAAAAATCCTAAAAGATACAAATCAAACACTTGCAACATATATTCAAGGCCAAATGATTGTTTGTTTGTTCGTTGGGCTTGCAACCTTTATTGGTTACTTAATTATCGGTCTTCCTTACGCTATTATTCTTGGGATTATTGCAGCACTTACAAACATTATCCCATATGTAGGACCGTTCATTGGTATTGCTCCCGCTCTTATTGTCGCCCTTTTGGATTCCCCATCAAAAGCGATTTTTGTGATCATCGTAGTAGTTATTGTTCAACAAATTGATGGAAATGTCATTTCTCCTCTTGTAATTGGGAAGAAACTTGACACACACCCTCTTACAATTATCATTTTACTACTTGTAGCTGGAAACTTAGCAGGTATCCTCGGCATGATTTTAGCTGTCCCTGTTTATGCGGTTTGTAAAACCGTTGTTTTAAATCTTGTTCGTTTTATTAAACTGCGTTCAAAGAACAACGAAACACCGCCGCCAGAGGCAACTTAA
- a CDS encoding SulP family inorganic anion transporter: MNTLRKQWFGNIRGDVLAGIVVALALIPEAISFSIIAGVDPMVGLYASFTMAVTISIFGGRPGMISAATGAMALVMGSLVSDHGFQYLLAATILTGVLQILFGVLKLARFMKFVPRSVMIGFVNALAILIFMAQLPHFKGESWPMYALLIGSLAIIYLFPRVTKAIPSPLIAIIVITLVAVWTHADVRTVGDMGTLTSSLPAFFIPDIPLNFETLKIIFPYSLALALVGLLESLLTSQIVDDMTDTESNKNQECKGQGVANIVTGFFGGMAGCAMIGQSVINVKSGGRGRLSTFVAGMFLMFLILVLSNVVVEIPMAALVGVMVMVSIGTFDWSSLKGFTKVPLTDSIVMVVTVISVVATHNLSIGVIIGVILSAIFFAGKISKVHVKKNFGNNGEKIYHIEGQLFFVSVTDFQKSFDYKEDVQNVTIDLTNAHIWDDSGAAALDKVVLKFHEQETDVKLVGLNEGSANLLKRLAPQHKL; encoded by the coding sequence ATGAACACACTACGTAAACAATGGTTTGGAAATATTCGAGGAGATGTGTTAGCTGGCATTGTTGTAGCTCTCGCTTTAATACCAGAAGCTATTTCCTTCTCAATTATTGCAGGCGTTGATCCTATGGTAGGACTGTATGCATCTTTTACAATGGCAGTCACTATTTCTATTTTTGGCGGAAGACCCGGGATGATTTCCGCTGCCACAGGCGCAATGGCTCTTGTAATGGGAAGTTTAGTTTCTGACCACGGTTTTCAGTATTTATTAGCGGCTACAATTTTAACAGGAGTGCTTCAAATTCTATTTGGCGTTTTAAAACTGGCTCGCTTTATGAAGTTTGTCCCACGCTCAGTTATGATTGGATTTGTGAATGCATTAGCTATACTTATCTTTATGGCTCAACTTCCTCACTTTAAAGGGGAATCTTGGCCAATGTATGCTTTACTTATTGGTTCTTTAGCTATTATTTATCTTTTTCCGCGCGTTACTAAAGCAATTCCGTCTCCGCTTATTGCAATTATTGTGATTACACTTGTAGCTGTATGGACGCATGCAGATGTTCGTACTGTCGGAGACATGGGGACACTTACAAGCTCTCTCCCTGCCTTTTTTATACCAGACATTCCGTTGAATTTTGAAACGTTGAAAATCATCTTCCCTTATTCATTAGCACTTGCGCTTGTAGGGTTATTAGAATCGCTCTTAACGTCTCAAATTGTTGATGACATGACAGATACGGAGAGCAATAAAAATCAAGAGTGCAAAGGACAAGGTGTTGCAAATATTGTAACAGGGTTTTTCGGAGGAATGGCAGGATGTGCGATGATTGGACAGTCTGTTATTAACGTGAAATCAGGTGGGCGCGGACGTTTATCTACGTTTGTTGCCGGGATGTTCCTTATGTTTCTTATTCTTGTATTGAGTAACGTTGTTGTTGAAATTCCGATGGCTGCGCTTGTTGGTGTGATGGTGATGGTATCTATAGGTACATTTGATTGGAGTTCACTAAAAGGATTCACAAAAGTGCCGCTTACAGATTCAATTGTGATGGTTGTAACCGTCATTTCGGTTGTTGCTACTCATAACTTATCAATTGGTGTAATCATAGGGGTAATATTAAGTGCCATCTTTTTCGCTGGAAAAATTTCTAAAGTCCATGTCAAAAAGAATTTTGGCAATAATGGAGAGAAAATCTATCATATAGAAGGACAGCTTTTCTTTGTTTCGGTTACAGATTTTCAAAAATCATTCGATTATAAAGAAGATGTTCAAAATGTAACAATTGATCTAACAAATGCTCACATTTGGGATGACTCAGGAGCAGCAGCTCTTGACAAAGTAGTTCTAAAATTTCATGAGCAAGAAACAGACGTGAAGCTCGTTGGTTTAAATGAAGGAAGTGCAAACCTTCTGAAACGATTAGCTCCACAGCATAAACTATAA
- a CDS encoding homocysteine synthase produces the protein MTNFQNQHLDTKAIHAGQVIDSTTFARAVPIYQTSSFSFQDSEHAASLFDLSEEGYVYTRITNPTTDVFEKRIATLEGGIGALGVSSGQSATAFSILNIASSGDEIVASSSLYGGTYNLFSTTLSKFGITVKFVNPENPENFKKELTEKTKAIFAETVGNPKGDVLDIEAVATIAHQHKIPLIVDNTVPSPYLLRPIEFGADIVVHSATKFIGGHGTTIGGIIVDSGKFDWEKSGKFPDLTNPDPSYHGLVYTEAVGEAAYITKARVQLLRDLGSALSPFNSFLLLQGLETLHLRLQRHSENALQVASFLEGHELIDWVSYPGLSSHSTNKLAKKYLPKGQGAILTFGIKGGRKAATKLINSVQLFSHLANIGDSKSLIIHPASTTHQQLTEEEQQSSGVTPELIRLSVGTEFIDDILKDLDDALRESQS, from the coding sequence ATGACAAACTTTCAAAATCAACACTTAGACACAAAAGCTATTCATGCAGGTCAAGTTATTGATTCTACTACTTTTGCACGTGCGGTGCCTATTTACCAGACATCGTCATTCTCGTTTCAAGATAGTGAGCATGCAGCGAGTTTGTTTGATTTAAGTGAAGAAGGATATGTTTATACGAGAATCACTAATCCGACTACAGACGTTTTTGAAAAAAGGATAGCAACTCTTGAAGGAGGCATAGGAGCATTAGGAGTTTCATCAGGTCAGTCTGCAACCGCTTTTTCCATCTTAAACATTGCTTCTTCGGGGGATGAAATTGTCGCTTCGAGCAGCTTGTACGGTGGAACATATAATTTATTTTCAACGACGCTTTCCAAATTTGGGATTACTGTGAAGTTTGTTAACCCTGAGAATCCAGAGAATTTTAAGAAGGAGCTAACAGAGAAAACGAAGGCTATTTTTGCTGAGACCGTAGGAAACCCAAAAGGAGATGTGCTAGATATAGAGGCAGTAGCTACCATTGCTCACCAACATAAAATTCCTCTGATTGTCGACAATACGGTTCCAAGTCCTTATCTTCTTAGACCGATTGAGTTTGGAGCAGATATTGTAGTGCATTCTGCGACAAAGTTTATAGGAGGTCATGGAACAACGATTGGAGGAATTATTGTTGATAGTGGGAAATTTGACTGGGAAAAAAGCGGTAAGTTTCCAGACTTAACAAATCCTGATCCAAGTTATCATGGGTTAGTATACACAGAGGCTGTTGGTGAAGCGGCTTATATTACGAAAGCTCGTGTTCAACTTCTAAGAGACTTAGGTTCAGCTCTTTCTCCTTTTAATTCTTTTTTGCTTTTACAAGGTTTAGAGACGTTGCATCTTCGACTGCAAAGACATAGTGAGAACGCTCTTCAAGTTGCTAGTTTTCTTGAAGGTCATGAACTAATAGACTGGGTCAGCTATCCGGGGCTTAGCAGTCATTCGACGAACAAGTTAGCTAAAAAGTACCTTCCAAAAGGGCAAGGAGCAATCTTGACATTCGGTATTAAAGGGGGTCGAAAAGCGGCAACAAAACTTATTAATTCTGTTCAGCTTTTTTCTCATTTAGCTAATATTGGTGATTCAAAGTCACTGATTATTCATCCTGCAAGTACAACACATCAGCAGCTAACAGAAGAAGAACAACAATCATCTGGCGTCACTCCAGAACTTATCCGTCTTTCAGTCGGAACAGAATTTATCGATGATATTTTAAAAGACTTAGATGATGCGCTTAGAGAAAGTCAATCCTAG
- a CDS encoding PLP-dependent cysteine synthase family protein, with the protein MTIFRSVHDLIGRTPLLEITHFSFPPKVRLFAKLEYFNPGGSVKDRLGQHLLQEAFQRGLVQSGGTIIEPTAGNTGIGLALAAIHKNVNVIFCVPEKFSIEKQELMKALGATVVNTPTELGMKGAIHKAQELLKEIPNSYAPQQFANDQNPETYYKTLGPEIWNEFGGDIDVFIAGAGTGGTFMGTAKYLKEQKKEIKTVIVEPTGSILNGGKPGPHKTEGIGMEFLPSYMDPSYFDAVHTVEDHHAFTMVKELARKEGLFVGSSSGAAFYAALQESKKASQGSNIIVIFPDSSERYLSQHIYGGE; encoded by the coding sequence ATGACCATTTTCCGAAGCGTCCATGACCTCATTGGCCGAACACCTCTTTTAGAAATTACGCATTTTTCTTTTCCTCCAAAAGTTCGGTTATTTGCAAAGCTTGAATATTTTAATCCAGGAGGAAGTGTGAAAGACCGTCTTGGCCAGCATCTTCTTCAAGAGGCCTTCCAGAGGGGACTAGTACAAAGCGGTGGAACCATTATTGAACCCACTGCAGGTAATACAGGAATTGGGTTAGCTCTAGCTGCCATTCATAAAAATGTGAATGTGATTTTTTGCGTACCGGAGAAGTTTAGTATAGAAAAACAGGAACTAATGAAAGCGCTAGGAGCTACTGTAGTGAACACCCCAACAGAGCTTGGAATGAAAGGGGCCATTCATAAAGCGCAGGAGTTGTTAAAGGAAATTCCAAATTCATATGCTCCGCAGCAGTTTGCGAATGATCAAAATCCTGAAACATATTATAAAACATTAGGCCCTGAAATATGGAATGAATTTGGGGGGGACATTGACGTATTTATTGCTGGAGCAGGCACTGGTGGAACTTTTATGGGAACGGCTAAGTACTTAAAAGAGCAAAAGAAAGAAATTAAAACAGTGATTGTAGAACCTACAGGCTCTATTCTAAATGGAGGAAAGCCTGGTCCTCATAAAACAGAAGGAATAGGGATGGAATTTCTTCCTTCATATATGGATCCTTCTTATTTTGATGCTGTTCATACGGTAGAAGATCACCATGCTTTTACAATGGTTAAAGAGTTAGCCCGCAAAGAAGGGTTGTTTGTTGGAAGTTCATCTGGCGCCGCTTTTTATGCGGCACTACAAGAAAGTAAAAAGGCAAGTCAGGGATCAAACATTATAGTGATTTTCCCTGATTCAAGCGAACGCTATTTAAGTCAGCACATATATGGAGGAGAGTAG
- a CDS encoding YuzF family protein — protein sequence MSYEDYQHEYLSEEERLKMTPQLITLVDPYVYEALQSLDEKDVVIETARGTVRGKVKKVKPDHVVVEEKGKDFYVRICQIIWIMPD from the coding sequence ATGTCATATGAGGATTATCAACATGAGTATTTGTCTGAAGAAGAAAGATTAAAGATGACACCACAGCTTATAACGCTTGTCGATCCATACGTATATGAAGCACTTCAGTCTCTTGATGAAAAAGATGTTGTTATTGAAACAGCTCGTGGAACTGTCAGAGGAAAAGTGAAGAAAGTAAAGCCTGATCATGTTGTTGTAGAGGAAAAAGGAAAAGACTTTTATGTGCGCATTTGCCAAATCATTTGGATTATGCCTGACTGA
- a CDS encoding reverse transcriptase domain-containing protein translates to MRSPKIVLENLASHSNKAGYKYKKIYRNLYNPLFFLDAYQNIYASEGNMTAGTDGKTLDGMSTERISELIDKLRDYSYQPKPVRRVYIPKKNGKKRPLGIPSVEDKLVQEVIKNLLESIYEPTFSKFSHGFRPEKSCHTALIQVKGTFTGSRWFIEGDIEGFFDNINHHILIYTLRKRIDDEQFISLIWKFLRAGYLEDWKFHKTFSGTPQGGILSPLLANIYLNELDNFMSRYKSTFDIGKAKRANPAYSKIQHQISGAKKEQREAKEKDEVREKELSNRIRQLLAERERTPQRYPMDENYKRIQYVRYADDFLIGVIGSKEDAYRAKKDIANFLKSELKLTLSEEKTLITNTRHKARFLGYDVKVGRDFHSKRRSDGIKTRAFSLKCELYMPTDLVYSRLFKKGAIKVNQKTGKWKPMHRPELIKLVPLEILRNYNAQIRGTYQYYQLAVNVCHLNSYKYLLEYSMYKTLANKYRTTLSKAKQKFMVNGIFQVSYMTKSGKKTEVLYDKGFRRNKAPITKKDIEKFPSEISYQSRTSLIQRLMANQCEWCKAEEGSMEVHHVRKLKNLKGKKKWERQMIARNRKTMILCRKCHRDLHNGKLD, encoded by the coding sequence TTGCGAAGCCCAAAAATCGTATTAGAAAATCTAGCATCTCACAGTAACAAAGCAGGATATAAATACAAGAAAATATATAGAAATCTGTATAACCCATTATTTTTCCTTGATGCCTATCAAAATATATACGCCAGCGAAGGAAACATGACTGCTGGAACAGATGGAAAGACCCTTGATGGAATGTCTACGGAAAGAATCTCAGAGTTAATTGATAAATTACGAGATTATTCTTATCAGCCAAAACCAGTAAGAAGAGTTTATATTCCAAAGAAAAATGGAAAAAAGCGTCCGTTAGGCATACCTTCGGTAGAGGATAAGTTAGTTCAAGAAGTCATAAAAAACCTATTAGAATCTATCTATGAACCAACTTTTAGTAAGTTTTCTCATGGCTTTCGCCCTGAAAAGAGCTGCCATACAGCTTTAATTCAGGTTAAAGGCACGTTTACTGGGAGCAGATGGTTCATCGAAGGTGATATTGAAGGCTTTTTTGACAATATTAATCATCATATTCTTATCTATACCCTAAGGAAGAGAATAGATGATGAACAATTTATTTCGCTTATATGGAAGTTTCTTAGAGCTGGTTACTTGGAGGATTGGAAGTTCCATAAGACGTTTAGTGGTACACCACAGGGTGGTATTCTTAGCCCTCTATTAGCAAATATCTATCTAAATGAATTAGACAATTTTATGAGTAGGTATAAGTCAACTTTTGATATAGGAAAGGCTAAAAGGGCAAATCCAGCTTATTCTAAAATTCAGCATCAAATAAGTGGGGCTAAGAAAGAACAAAGGGAAGCTAAAGAAAAAGATGAAGTACGGGAAAAAGAGTTGAGTAATAGGATACGTCAGTTATTAGCTGAAAGAGAACGCACTCCCCAACGGTATCCAATGGATGAAAACTACAAACGAATTCAATATGTGAGATACGCAGATGACTTCCTCATAGGAGTCATCGGGAGTAAGGAAGATGCGTACAGAGCAAAAAAGGACATCGCTAATTTCTTGAAATCTGAACTTAAGCTAACCTTATCCGAGGAAAAAACACTTATAACAAATACGAGGCATAAGGCTCGATTTCTAGGTTATGACGTTAAAGTTGGGCGAGATTTTCACTCTAAACGACGAAGTGATGGAATAAAAACAAGAGCATTTTCGTTAAAGTGCGAACTATATATGCCTACTGATCTTGTATATAGTCGCTTATTTAAAAAAGGGGCAATAAAGGTCAACCAAAAGACAGGGAAATGGAAACCAATGCATCGCCCAGAATTAATTAAACTGGTTCCTCTTGAGATTTTAAGGAACTATAACGCCCAAATACGTGGAACCTATCAATATTATCAACTGGCAGTGAATGTATGCCACTTAAATAGTTATAAGTATCTCCTTGAATATTCTATGTATAAAACGTTAGCAAATAAGTACCGTACTACCTTGAGTAAAGCTAAACAAAAATTTATGGTGAACGGAATATTCCAAGTTAGTTATATGACAAAGTCCGGTAAGAAAACGGAAGTGCTTTATGATAAGGGATTTCGTAGAAATAAAGCTCCTATAACTAAAAAGGATATAGAAAAATTTCCTTCGGAAATATCGTATCAATCCCGAACATCGCTTATTCAAAGGTTGATGGCTAATCAATGTGAATGGTGTAAGGCTGAAGAAGGCTCAATGGAAGTTCATCATGTTCGAAAGTTAAAGAACCTTAAAGGGAAAAAGAAATGGGAAAGACAGATGATAGCAAGGAACCGTAAAACAATGATACTTTGTCGAAAGTGTCATCGTGACCTGCATAACGGGAAGCTAGACTGA
- a CDS encoding NtaA/DmoA family FMN-dependent monooxygenase (This protein belongs to a clade of FMN-dependent monooxygenases, within a broader family of flavin-dependent oxidoreductases, the luciferase-like monooxygenase (LMM) family, some of whose members use coenzyme F420 rather than FMN.) has translation MIYPVIDGAESFFIKGNSVGLLLLHGFLGTPQSVKDLGEQSAELGYTMYAPRLKGHGTHYKDVEKGTFFNEEKMHQLNYKGTFFSVRGPLNIARSIQGQPVIVQAGSSPSGQRLAARTAEVVFIHKDSKEEAKKYYRSLKSQMKTFNRHPESLAILQGISPIIGRTEAEAHEKYTELQRLLSPYEGLQFLSGYMGNIDFTKYPINMLASEINFPKVNGIQSQFDEMKRIMKEEKLTVGDLYYRFVGAGRKDAFVGTPHQIADEMERWIEEGAADGFMLQCPLLPEGLEDFVQYVVPLLQKKGIYRREYEGTTLREHLGLRKPKNRYGRSVYKGSL, from the coding sequence TTGATATATCCTGTTATAGATGGTGCAGAGTCTTTTTTTATAAAAGGTAACTCAGTTGGTCTTCTCCTTCTCCATGGATTTCTGGGAACACCTCAAAGTGTGAAAGACTTAGGAGAACAATCTGCTGAACTAGGTTATACCATGTATGCTCCTCGTTTAAAAGGACATGGAACGCACTATAAAGATGTGGAAAAAGGAACGTTTTTTAATGAAGAAAAAATGCATCAATTAAACTATAAAGGAACATTTTTTTCTGTTCGTGGGCCGCTTAATATTGCAAGATCTATACAAGGTCAACCTGTTATCGTTCAAGCCGGCTCTTCTCCTTCAGGTCAACGTCTTGCCGCTCGCACAGCGGAAGTAGTTTTTATCCATAAAGACAGCAAAGAAGAAGCAAAAAAGTATTATCGAAGCTTAAAAAGTCAGATGAAAACATTTAATCGTCACCCTGAGAGTTTGGCCATTCTTCAAGGGATATCACCAATTATTGGCCGGACAGAAGCGGAAGCTCACGAAAAGTATACTGAACTACAGCGTCTTCTTTCACCCTACGAAGGGCTGCAATTTTTATCAGGATATATGGGGAATATTGACTTTACAAAATACCCTATAAATATGCTAGCATCAGAGATTAATTTCCCAAAAGTAAACGGCATTCAAAGTCAGTTTGATGAAATGAAGCGTATTATGAAAGAAGAAAAATTAACCGTTGGGGATTTATACTATCGTTTTGTTGGAGCGGGAAGGAAGGATGCGTTCGTAGGCACGCCTCACCAAATTGCTGATGAAATGGAGAGATGGATAGAAGAAGGAGCTGCTGACGGATTTATGCTTCAATGCCCCTTACTTCCGGAAGGATTAGAAGATTTTGTTCAATATGTTGTGCCTCTTCTCCAAAAGAAAGGAATATACCGGCGTGAATATGAGGGAACAACGCTAAGAGAACATTTAGGCCTTAGGAAACCCAAAAATCGATACGGTCGTTCAGTATATAAAGGAAGCTTATAA
- a CDS encoding ATP-binding cassette domain-containing protein produces the protein MQASPSLIEIYNMEKHYIKNKLYNTSVLRVVDGISLSISKGETFSLIGESGCGKSTLGRIIGKLLTPTTGKILFEGRDIVG, from the coding sequence ATGCAAGCATCCCCCTCACTTATTGAAATTTATAATATGGAAAAACATTATATTAAAAATAAACTATATAATACTTCTGTCCTACGAGTAGTGGACGGCATCTCTTTATCTATTTCTAAAGGAGAAACCTTCAGTTTGATTGGTGAAAGTGGCTGCGGCAAATCGACCCTTGGACGAATTATAGGCAAACTACTTACTCCTACAACTGGAAAAATCTTATTTGAAGGAAGAGATATTGTAGGGTAA
- a CDS encoding oligopeptide/dipeptide ABC transporter ATP-binding protein, protein MPVWAHTKLVRKKDKKLQKDIQYVDKEASFKWIKRYTVFKMLEKVLETHEMRSNTNGHCLTSHLLNSMGLAHIAYHPIQGLTPGERQLVNIACAFILQPKLLILNDPLSGLDLSVQSQVLNTLSHLKKKRAITYLFISDNLNASYCISDQVAVMYKGRIVEKGTVSQIYEEPIHPYTQALMSTIPSIYKRERIVLKGAPPSLSSPSNGCPFYKRCPFAQEACKSRQPLLREIRSGQFVSCHLYA, encoded by the coding sequence ATGCCCGTATGGGCGCACACAAAACTCGTCCGAAAGAAAGATAAGAAATTGCAAAAAGATATTCAATATGTAGACAAAGAAGCAAGCTTTAAATGGATCAAACGCTATACCGTTTTCAAAATGTTAGAGAAAGTTTTAGAAACTCACGAAATGCGTAGCAATACGAACGGACATTGCCTCACTTCCCACTTACTTAATAGCATGGGCTTAGCTCATATAGCTTATCACCCTATCCAAGGATTAACTCCCGGGGAAAGGCAGCTTGTTAACATTGCTTGTGCATTCATACTACAACCAAAGCTTTTAATCTTGAATGACCCCTTATCTGGACTCGATTTATCTGTACAATCACAGGTTTTAAATACCCTTTCTCATCTAAAAAAGAAAAGAGCAATTACGTATCTTTTTATTTCAGATAATTTAAATGCTAGTTATTGCATTAGCGATCAAGTAGCAGTTATGTATAAAGGAAGAATAGTAGAAAAAGGAACCGTATCTCAAATATACGAAGAACCGATTCATCCATACACACAAGCTTTAATGTCAACAATTCCTTCAATTTATAAGCGTGAAAGAATTGTTTTAAAAGGAGCGCCTCCTAGTTTATCATCTCCTTCCAACGGTTGTCCTTTTTATAAAAGATGCCCTTTTGCTCAAGAAGCTTGCAAATCTAGACAACCTTTACTAAGAGAAATTCGCTCAGGGCAATTTGTAAGTTGTCATTTATACGCATGA
- a CDS encoding Fur-regulated basic protein FbpA — MLNHKEHLVQQLLELGIYKKGDYHLYELSVSELEVEYYNQLNNEKPIG; from the coding sequence ATGTTGAATCATAAAGAACACCTAGTACAACAATTGCTTGAGCTTGGTATTTATAAAAAGGGTGATTATCATCTTTATGAACTAAGCGTTTCAGAGCTTGAAGTAGAATATTATAATCAGTTAAATAACGAAAAGCCAATTGGATAA
- a CDS encoding bifunctional cystathionine gamma-lyase/homocysteine desulfhydrase — protein MMKKTKLIHGGISTDKETGAVSIPIYHSSTYKQEEPGEPKEYEYARTGNPTRFAVEELIKDLEEGERGFAFSSGMAAITSVVLLFQKGDHFLLSDDVYGGSFRVITKVLSRFGIEATFIDTSKVKNIEPAIKKNTKAIFIETPTNPLLKITNIKEAAAIAKRYNLLTIVDNTFSTPYWQNPIKLGADIVLHSATKYLGGHSDVVAGLAVVNNKKLGDDLHFVQNSTGAILSPHDSWLLMRGIKTLGIRMEEHEQNAREIVDFLVQHSEVKNVYYPGLSSHPNHSLAVNQARGFGGMISFEVETEEKARELVKKTKYFTLAESLGAVESLISIPALMTHASIPKERREQLGITDGLIRISVGLEDKDDLIDDLKKALSFQ, from the coding sequence ATGATGAAGAAAACTAAGCTTATTCACGGTGGAATCTCGACTGACAAAGAAACAGGAGCGGTTTCTATTCCTATATACCATTCAAGTACGTATAAACAAGAAGAACCAGGTGAGCCGAAGGAATATGAATATGCTCGAACAGGAAATCCAACCCGTTTTGCTGTAGAAGAACTTATCAAAGATTTAGAAGAGGGAGAAAGAGGCTTTGCATTTAGTTCGGGAATGGCTGCCATAACATCTGTTGTTCTTCTGTTTCAAAAAGGAGATCATTTTCTTTTAAGTGATGATGTGTACGGAGGCTCTTTTCGGGTCATTACGAAAGTGTTAAGTCGCTTTGGCATTGAGGCGACATTCATAGATACAAGTAAGGTCAAAAACATAGAGCCGGCGATTAAAAAAAATACAAAGGCCATCTTTATTGAAACACCAACAAACCCATTACTAAAGATTACAAATATAAAAGAAGCGGCCGCAATTGCCAAGCGCTATAACCTTCTTACGATTGTAGATAACACGTTTAGTACGCCTTATTGGCAAAATCCAATTAAGCTTGGAGCTGACATTGTTCTTCATAGTGCTACAAAATATCTTGGTGGGCATAGTGATGTTGTAGCAGGATTAGCGGTGGTGAATAACAAGAAACTAGGAGATGATCTCCATTTCGTTCAAAACTCAACAGGAGCCATACTTAGTCCACATGATTCATGGCTTCTTATGAGAGGCATAAAAACGCTTGGCATTCGAATGGAAGAACATGAGCAAAACGCAAGGGAGATTGTAGACTTTTTAGTTCAGCATTCAGAAGTGAAGAACGTGTACTATCCCGGTCTTTCTTCTCATCCAAATCATTCACTAGCTGTAAACCAAGCGCGAGGATTTGGTGGAATGATTTCGTTTGAAGTAGAGACAGAGGAAAAAGCAAGAGAACTAGTAAAGAAAACAAAATATTTCACACTTGCTGAAAGTCTTGGAGCTGTTGAGAGCTTAATTTCGATTCCAGCTCTTATGACCCATGCTTCAATTCCAAAAGAAAGACGTGAACAATTAGGCATTACAGATGGATTAATTCGTATTTCAGTAGGTCTTGAAGATAAAGATGACTTAATAGATGACTTAAAAAAAGCCTTATCTTTTCAATAA